Proteins co-encoded in one Halostella salina genomic window:
- a CDS encoding right-handed parallel beta-helix repeat-containing protein, with protein MTPAAAQAGNTAVSANDDSYTVTAGEILTVNGPGVLENDESASDISVNRTVSGPSNGTLTLHSNGSLEYTPDPGYTGEDTFTYEASDGNGSTDTATVTVTVREPVNYSDLAVSNTTVVTNESVDVTATVTNDASSSQSYTAEFERNGTVVDTKSGVLASGPGVNTTVTFRTSFLDAGTYNVTINDLPAKTITVEDPITYSGLTVSTPTVAPNESVDVSATVTNDAPNSRSFTAELERDGTVVDTETGTLAAGADTQVTFSTSFSEAGTYDVTISNLTATSVVVDDTLIPGCRVVDDSGHYTLDGDIAENATDGCIEVTASDVVIDGQGHTLDGVDETTGIGVAVTGSGLSNVTVRNLTVTGFDSGVKVVDAAGVTLRNVTANLNGNDGVHLDGVDDATIVDADLSNNYRQGIWTESVSTSLVVRSSTISSNGEGGGGYSGVYVGFSSADVTVENSTIDANPGEGIGVFDTTGVAIRNNTISSNGGPGVVVTDGAADATVADNDLTANQLGIQVGSAIGGGFTSADDATLSNNTVSGSANEGIQVLGSDDITVSGNDVTNVGTGTSVPPPFAINVTASNGATVEANTVENNPFGGIYLLGSADGNVRGNDVSDGQYGLITEDATDATVEDNTVAENTYDGIAVIGGSDAVVESNTATGNEWGLFLAVTENVTAVGNDVSGNVNGTALDAATDVTLTDTEATGNTDWAIYAENGSTVAAATNYTIVDGGSLNFSAHDIGVSRDASPPALPAWKAQFGPYLYADNTAADGWLNLTVGYDGSALSTGQNESTMRLWRHDGSWADDVGGTNAVDEFDDTVTANVTDFSTFALLADEEPVMNLSTDEYDFGDQHLDDSNDTASVPVTNDGAAPLNVTGVGITGDNASEFATPAIIENITIQPGDTDEIDVEFGPSARGTKNATLVIAHDASDEFSNVSVSGTGVAPDVNVTSTTPVEFGDIPIGELSGTRTVTIENNGTAPLNLIDAEIRGPDSPSFDFSPGEPTPYLLRPGQSRTAEVEFQPLSAGDKTAYLDVTTNSTEHPQVNVTLAGTGVDTTPPTLSDVTIADDDGDGYVNGTDSLSIQADASDAETGIAAVAVNASSLGAGNFSFDGDELPIDISPSVDSAEADGEGPHAVTVTATDEAGNPVSENATISLDTTPPTATITKPTEGTVLNDSDPRMEGTTTDEISGVGATNLDIHYGDAWEGTGIVNESTGHWEAVPIVGGLADGEYTLTAQPVDNASNVGSVETVNVTVDTTPPTISDAMLTTDAGGAYLTDGDQVTVSATVTDATTNVESVTANASAFGAGTIDLTDGDGNGNYTATFTVDGAAAESESYALFVNATDTAGNENASTTNTLALDVDAPTIEAATLTDATDGNGVVNASDQITVEAIVTDPESGVANVTADASAFGAGTVELTDGNDDDTYDATVAVDEGAADPDGNYSVSVTAVDGVDLSNETATNALVLDTTDPTLTVTHPDEGAVLNDSDPRMEGDVTDALSGAVTVDVYYGSAWEREAVINHSTGHWETPPMVGGLNDGEYTLTAQPTDNAGNVGRNETINVTVDTTQPTVSDATVTTDAGGAYITGGDEVTVSANVTDATTNVESVTTNASAFGAGTVDLTHWNGDSYTATFTVDASAAENGTHSLDVTATDEAGNGNASTTNSLSVDTSAPTVENATLTDAKNGDGAVNATDEVGIEVTVTDADSGVENVTADVSAFGAGTVTLTDGNGDDTYGATVSVDGSVAAVDGNHSVTVTAEDKVDLSNETATNVLALDTTGPTVTITTPTDGAVLNTSTLAQRATADDATSGVALVEFDWGDGWTDGHQVGDHWEYPTPETPTPVVLPDGSHTVTARATDEAGNVGPAETVNVTVDTTDPVVEDTALGREDGLSPDATVDVSVNASDPTTAIEAVTVDGDALTRDGTWWNGTVRASQWLGTYSANVTVTDEAGNAVGRALNYTVGTEHPLEERDSETVHAEPNDGSVQEVAITLDGESSDAVDNETVLVGTPESNPVADAPGGDGTTPLQFFQANTTIDNANIEEGVLNVSVSRDRIDRRYIVPENLSFWVYDTDAGTWMNESVTGEFVAENGSHRFYEVTVPHFSTFAISGEMESTAPTVTLRSPGDGATVDSSSVTITADYSDDYAGIDTGNVTMQVDGDTVTDAATVTPTEITYDTTGLDEGQHVVTLIVPDSAGNTNTEEWSFTVETSTNIPADTPSDGGVVDNSDSDGDGSDDTGGDADDSDDGPTVTLRDVNVSRTTVETGETVTVNATLATDGTRTTNDTIALRVNGVPVRNETLSVPAEGTRTVTLTHSFDDPGEYALAIGNESVGPVTVEADRTTTTEPTDRSDETTDTADDETNTDSGMSPTERTTGRSTPGFGVIVALLSLLAAALLALRRH; from the coding sequence GGAGTTCGAGCGCAACGGCACGGTCGTCGACACGAAATCCGGAGTGCTGGCGTCCGGTCCCGGGGTCAACACGACCGTGACGTTCAGGACGAGTTTCTTGGACGCGGGCACTTACAACGTCACTATCAACGACCTCCCCGCGAAGACGATCACGGTCGAGGACCCGATCACCTACTCGGGTCTGACAGTGTCGACCCCGACCGTCGCCCCAAACGAGTCCGTCGATGTCTCGGCGACGGTCACGAACGACGCCCCCAACTCACGGTCGTTCACGGCGGAACTCGAGCGTGACGGCACGGTCGTCGACACGGAGACGGGAACGCTCGCCGCCGGCGCCGACACGCAGGTCACCTTCTCCACGAGTTTCTCCGAAGCGGGAACCTACGACGTGACGATATCGAACCTCACGGCGACGAGCGTCGTCGTCGACGACACGCTCATCCCCGGCTGCCGGGTCGTCGACGACTCCGGCCACTACACCCTCGACGGCGACATCGCGGAGAACGCGACCGACGGTTGTATCGAGGTGACCGCCAGCGACGTGGTCATCGACGGACAGGGTCACACCCTCGACGGCGTGGACGAGACAACGGGCATCGGCGTAGCTGTCACCGGCTCCGGGCTCTCCAACGTCACGGTGCGGAACCTGACCGTGACCGGCTTCGACTCCGGCGTGAAAGTCGTGGACGCGGCCGGCGTCACGCTGCGGAACGTCACCGCAAACCTCAACGGCAACGACGGAGTCCACCTCGACGGCGTGGACGACGCGACGATCGTCGACGCTGACCTCTCGAACAACTACAGACAGGGTATCTGGACCGAATCCGTGAGTACGTCCCTCGTCGTCCGGAGCAGCACCATCTCCTCGAACGGGGAGGGTGGGGGCGGGTACTCCGGGGTGTACGTCGGCTTCAGCAGCGCCGACGTCACTGTCGAGAACAGCACCATCGACGCGAACCCGGGCGAGGGCATCGGCGTGTTCGATACCACGGGGGTGGCCATCCGGAACAACACGATTTCGAGCAACGGCGGCCCCGGTGTGGTGGTGACCGACGGAGCCGCCGACGCCACCGTGGCCGACAACGACCTCACCGCGAACCAGCTGGGAATTCAGGTCGGCAGCGCCATCGGCGGCGGCTTCACCAGCGCCGACGACGCCACACTCTCGAACAACACCGTCTCCGGCAGTGCGAACGAGGGTATCCAAGTCCTCGGTTCCGACGATATCACGGTCTCGGGCAACGACGTGACGAACGTCGGAACCGGGACGTCCGTGCCGCCGCCGTTCGCCATCAACGTCACGGCCTCGAACGGGGCCACCGTGGAAGCCAACACCGTCGAGAACAATCCCTTCGGTGGCATCTACCTGCTCGGCTCCGCCGACGGGAACGTCCGCGGCAACGATGTCAGCGACGGGCAGTACGGTCTCATCACCGAGGACGCCACCGACGCGACGGTCGAGGACAACACCGTCGCCGAGAACACCTACGACGGCATCGCCGTCATCGGCGGCAGCGACGCCGTCGTCGAGAGCAACACCGCGACGGGCAACGAGTGGGGACTGTTTCTCGCAGTAACGGAGAACGTCACGGCGGTCGGAAACGACGTCTCCGGGAACGTCAACGGCACGGCCCTCGACGCGGCGACGGACGTCACGCTGACCGACACCGAGGCGACGGGCAACACGGACTGGGCGATCTACGCCGAGAACGGTTCGACGGTCGCCGCGGCGACGAACTACACGATCGTCGACGGCGGCTCCCTGAACTTCTCGGCGCACGACATCGGGGTCAGTCGGGACGCGTCGCCGCCCGCACTGCCCGCGTGGAAGGCGCAATTCGGCCCGTATTTGTACGCTGACAACACCGCCGCCGACGGCTGGCTGAACCTCACCGTCGGCTACGACGGCTCGGCGCTGTCCACGGGCCAGAACGAGTCGACGATGCGGCTCTGGCGACACGACGGTAGCTGGGCCGACGATGTCGGCGGGACGAACGCAGTTGATGAATTCGACGACACCGTCACCGCCAACGTCACCGACTTCAGCACGTTCGCCCTGCTGGCCGACGAGGAGCCGGTGATGAACCTCTCGACCGACGAGTACGACTTCGGAGACCAGCACCTCGACGACTCCAACGACACCGCCAGTGTACCCGTCACCAACGACGGCGCCGCGCCGCTGAACGTCACCGGCGTCGGCATCACGGGCGACAACGCAAGCGAGTTCGCCACACCGGCGATTATCGAAAACATCACGATTCAGCCCGGCGACACCGACGAGATCGATGTCGAGTTCGGACCATCCGCGCGCGGCACGAAGAACGCGACCCTCGTGATTGCCCACGACGCCAGCGACGAGTTCTCGAACGTCTCGGTGTCCGGCACCGGCGTCGCCCCCGACGTGAACGTGACGTCGACCACGCCGGTCGAGTTCGGAGACATTCCCATCGGCGAGCTGTCCGGAACGAGGACGGTCACGATCGAGAACAACGGGACGGCCCCGCTCAACCTCATCGACGCGGAAATCCGGGGACCGGACAGCCCCTCGTTCGACTTTTCGCCCGGCGAGCCGACGCCGTATCTCCTCCGGCCGGGGCAATCGCGCACAGCCGAGGTCGAGTTCCAGCCGCTGTCGGCAGGCGACAAGACCGCCTACCTCGACGTCACCACCAACTCCACCGAGCACCCCCAGGTCAACGTCACGCTGGCCGGGACGGGCGTCGACACGACGCCGCCGACGCTCTCTGACGTGACTATCGCCGACGACGACGGCGACGGCTACGTCAACGGCACCGATAGCCTGTCGATTCAGGCGGACGCGTCGGACGCCGAAACAGGCATCGCCGCGGTCGCGGTGAACGCGTCGTCGCTCGGGGCCGGGAACTTCAGCTTCGACGGGGACGAGTTACCAATCGACATCTCCCCTTCGGTCGACTCGGCGGAGGCAGATGGGGAGGGACCACACGCGGTCACGGTGACCGCGACCGACGAGGCCGGCAACCCGGTCTCCGAGAACGCTACCATCTCCCTCGACACGACGCCCCCGACGGCGACCATCACGAAACCGACTGAGGGCACGGTGCTGAACGACTCCGATCCGCGCATGGAAGGGACCACGACGGACGAGATCTCCGGCGTGGGTGCCACGAACCTCGATATTCACTACGGGGACGCCTGGGAGGGCACCGGAATCGTCAACGAGAGCACCGGCCACTGGGAAGCCGTGCCCATCGTCGGCGGCCTCGCCGACGGTGAGTACACGCTCACAGCGCAGCCAGTCGACAACGCCAGCAACGTCGGTTCGGTCGAGACGGTGAACGTCACCGTCGACACGACGCCGCCGACGATCTCGGACGCGATGCTCACCACGGACGCGGGTGGTGCGTATCTCACCGACGGCGACCAGGTGACGGTATCGGCCACTGTCACCGACGCGACGACGAACGTCGAGAGCGTGACGGCAAACGCCTCGGCGTTCGGGGCGGGGACAATCGATCTCACCGACGGTGACGGGAACGGCAACTACACGGCGACGTTCACCGTCGATGGGGCGGCAGCCGAGAGCGAGAGTTACGCCCTGTTCGTGAACGCCACGGACACCGCCGGCAATGAGAACGCCTCGACGACTAACACCCTCGCCCTCGACGTGGACGCACCCACTATCGAGGCTGCGACGCTGACCGATGCCACCGACGGCAACGGTGTGGTGAACGCCAGCGACCAGATCACTGTCGAGGCGATCGTCACCGATCCGGAGAGCGGCGTGGCGAACGTGACGGCGGATGCCTCGGCCTTCGGCGCGGGGACGGTCGAACTGACCGACGGGAACGACGACGACACCTACGACGCCACGGTCGCGGTGGACGAGGGTGCGGCCGACCCCGACGGTAACTACTCGGTTTCGGTGACAGCCGTCGACGGTGTGGACCTCTCGAACGAGACGGCGACGAACGCGCTCGTCCTCGACACGACCGACCCGACGCTCACCGTCACGCATCCGGACGAAGGAGCGGTGCTGAACGACTCCGACCCGCGGATGGAAGGGGACGTTACGGACGCACTCTCCGGTGCGGTGACCGTCGATGTTTACTATGGATCCGCGTGGGAGCGCGAGGCGGTCATCAACCACAGCACCGGTCACTGGGAGACTCCACCCATGGTTGGGGGCCTCAACGACGGCGAGTACACGCTTACGGCCCAGCCAACCGACAACGCAGGCAACGTCGGTCGGAACGAGACGATCAACGTCACCGTCGACACGACGCAGCCGACGGTTTCGGACGCGACGGTCACGACTGACGCTGGCGGCGCGTACATCACCGGCGGTGACGAGGTCACCGTCTCCGCGAACGTCACCGACGCGACGACGAACGTCGAGAGCGTGACGACGAACGCTTCGGCCTTCGGCGCAGGGACGGTCGACCTGACCCACTGGAACGGTGACAGCTACACGGCGACGTTCACCGTGGACGCCTCGGCCGCCGAAAACGGAACCCATTCGCTCGACGTGACCGCGACCGACGAGGCCGGCAACGGAAACGCCAGTACGACCAACAGCCTGTCCGTCGACACCAGTGCGCCAACCGTCGAGAACGCCACCCTGACCGACGCCAAGAACGGCGACGGTGCGGTGAACGCCACCGACGAAGTGGGTATCGAGGTGACCGTCACCGATGCCGACAGCGGCGTGGAGAACGTGACGGCGGACGTGTCGGCCTTCGGTGCGGGAACGGTCACCCTCACCGACGGCAACGGTGACGACACGTACGGAGCCACGGTCAGTGTAGACGGAAGCGTGGCGGCCGTGGACGGCAACCACTCCGTGACGGTGACGGCCGAGGACAAGGTGGACCTCTCGAACGAGACGGCGACGAACGTGCTCGCTCTCGACACGACCGGCCCGACGGTGACTATCACGACCCCGACGGACGGGGCCGTGCTGAACACGTCCACGCTCGCACAGCGAGCGACTGCGGACGACGCGACGTCGGGCGTGGCCCTCGTGGAGTTCGACTGGGGCGACGGCTGGACGGATGGCCACCAGGTTGGGGATCACTGGGAGTATCCGACGCCGGAGACCCCAACTCCGGTGGTTCTGCCGGACGGTTCCCACACCGTCACGGCGCGAGCGACCGACGAGGCCGGAAACGTCGGTCCGGCCGAGACTGTGAACGTCACCGTCGATACGACCGATCCCGTGGTCGAGGATACTGCGCTCGGCCGCGAGGACGGGCTCTCCCCGGACGCGACCGTCGACGTGTCGGTCAACGCTTCCGATCCGACCACCGCAATCGAGGCGGTCACGGTCGACGGTGACGCACTCACCCGGGACGGTACCTGGTGGAACGGCACCGTCCGGGCCAGTCAGTGGCTCGGCACCTACTCGGCGAACGTGACAGTCACCGACGAGGCGGGCAACGCCGTCGGGCGGGCGCTGAACTACACCGTCGGAACCGAACACCCCCTCGAGGAGCGGGACAGTGAGACGGTTCACGCCGAACCGAACGACGGCAGCGTTCAGGAGGTTGCCATCACGCTCGACGGGGAGTCGTCCGACGCCGTCGACAACGAGACGGTGCTGGTCGGAACACCCGAATCGAATCCGGTTGCGGACGCTCCCGGGGGAGACGGAACGACCCCTCTCCAGTTCTTCCAGGCTAACACCACCATCGATAACGCGAATATCGAGGAGGGCGTCCTGAACGTGAGCGTTTCACGCGACCGCATCGACCGCCGGTACATCGTCCCGGAGAACCTGTCGTTCTGGGTGTACGACACCGATGCGGGAACGTGGATGAACGAGAGCGTCACGGGGGAGTTCGTCGCCGAGAACGGCAGCCACCGATTCTACGAGGTGACCGTCCCGCACTTCTCGACGTTCGCGATCTCCGGCGAGATGGAATCGACAGCACCAACTGTCACCCTTCGGTCGCCTGGTGACGGGGCGACGGTCGACTCCTCGTCCGTGACTATCACTGCCGATTACAGCGACGACTACGCAGGTATCGACACCGGGAACGTCACCATGCAGGTCGACGGAGACACGGTCACCGACGCGGCGACGGTTACCCCGACCGAGATAACGTACGACACGACCGGGCTGGACGAGGGGCAACACGTCGTCACGCTCATCGTCCCCGACTCCGCCGGCAATACGAACACCGAGGAGTGGTCGTTCACCGTCGAGACATCGACCAACATACCGGCCGACACGCCGTCCGACGGAGGCGTTGTCGATAACAGCGATAGCGACGGTGACGGCTCCGACGATACCGGGGGCGATGCTGACGACAGCGACGACGGTCCCACCGTGACGCTTCGGGATGTGAACGTCTCCCGGACGACAGTCGAAACGGGGGAGACCGTCACTGTGAACGCCACGCTCGCTACGGACGGTACCCGGACCACCAACGACACCATAGCCCTCCGTGTCAACGGCGTTCCCGTTCGGAACGAAACGCTCAGTGTACCGGCCGAGGGGACCCGGACCGTCACGCTGACCCATTCCTTCGACGACCCCGGTGAGTACGCCCTCGCCATCGGCAACGAGTCGGTCGGCCCGGTCACCGTCGAAGCGGACCGAACCACGACGACTGAACCCACAGACCGATCCGATGAGACCACGGACACAGCGGACGACGAGACGAACACTGATTCCGGGATGTCCCCAACCGAGCGGACCACCGGCAGGAGCACCCCCGGATTCGGTGTCATCGTCGCGTTGCTTTCGCTGCTGGCGGCTGCACTCCTCGCGCTCCGACGGCACTGA